The proteins below come from a single Malus domestica chromosome 03, GDT2T_hap1 genomic window:
- the LOC103414791 gene encoding protein neprosin — protein MEFAGCSRGSSGRALALALCLLALISLSCAARLSASSRQNLDVQKHLNRLNKPAVKSIKSPDGDIIDCVRISQQPAFDHPYLKDHKIQMRPSYHPEGLFAENKVAEKTKEKANTQLWHVNGRCPEDTIPVRRTKEDDILRASSVKHYGRKKQRTIPKSADPDLANESGHQHAIAYVNGDKYFGAKATINVWEPKIQQPNEFSLSQLWVLGGSFGEDLNSIEAGWQVSPDLYGDNNTRLFTYWTSDAYQATGCYNLLCSGFIQINSEIAMGASISPVSGLRGSQYDISILVWKDPKEGHWWMQFGNDYVLGYWPSFLFSYLADSASMIEWGGEVVNSQPDGQHTSTQMGSGRFPEEGFGKASYFRNIQVVDSSNNLKVPKGLGTFTEQSNCYDVQTGSNGDWGHYFYYGGPGKNPNCQ, from the exons ATGGAGTTTGCTGGGTGCAGCAGAGGGAGCTCAGGGAGAGCTCTGGCTCTGGCCCTTTGCCTTTTGGCCTTGATATCTCTGTCTTGTGCTGCCAGATTGAGTGCTTCTTCAAGGCAGAACCTTGATGTCCAGAAGCACCTCAACCGCTTGAACAAACCCGCCGTGAAAAGCATCAAG AGTCCAGATGGAGATATTATAGACTGTGTTCGTATATCTCAACAACCGGCTTTCGATCACCCTTACCTCAAAGACCACAAAATCCAG ATGAGGCCTAGCTACCACCCAGAAGGGTTGTTTGCTGAGAACAAAGTggctgaaaaaacaaaagaaaaagcaaatacCCAGCTGTGGCATGTGAATGGGAGATGCCCGGAAGATACTATTCCGGTAAGGAGAACGAAGGAAGATGATATTCTGAGAGCGAGTTCAGTGAAACATTATGGAAGGAAGAAGCAGAGAACCATACCAAAATCTGCAGATCCTGATCTTGCCAATGAAAGTGGTCATCAG CATGCAATTGCTTATGTCAATGGAGATAAGTATTTTGGAGCTAAGGCAACCATAAATGTCTGGGAGCCCAAGATACAACAGCCTAATGAGTTCAGCTTGTCTCAGCTGTGGGTATTAGGAGGGTCTTTTGGTGAAGATCTGAACAGCATTGAAGCTGGCTGGCAG GTCAGCCCGGACCTCTATGGTGACAACAACACAAGACTGTTTACCTACTGGACT AGTGATGCATATCAAGCCACTGGTTGCTACAACCTCCTCTGCTCAGGCTTCATTCAAATCAACAGCGAAATAGCAATGGGTGCAAGCATCTCTCCCGTTTCGGGTTTACGAGGATCGCAGTATGATATCAGCATACTCGTCTGGAAG GATccaaaggaggggcattggtgGATGCAATTCGGGAACGACTATGTGCTGGGTTATTGGCCTTCGTTCCTCTTCTCATACTTGGCTGACAGTGCTTCCATGATTGAGTGGGGAGGTGAGGTTGTGAATTCACAACCGGACGGCCAGCACACATCGACCCAAATGGGCAGCGGACGTTTTCCGGAGGAAGGTTTTGGCAAGGCAAGTTACTTCAGAAACATTCAAGTTGTTGATAGCTCAAATAATCTCAAGGTCCCCAAAGGGTTGGGCACCTTCACCGAGCAATCAAACTGCTATGATGTTCAAACTGGAAGTAATGGGGATTGGGGTCATTACTTTTACTACGGAGGACCCGGTAAAAACCCGAATTGCCAGTAA